From Theileria annulata chromosome 1, complete sequence, *** SEQUENCING IN PROGRESS ***, one genomic window encodes:
- a CDS encoding 226S proteasome regulatory particle, putative (SMART AAA (SM0382) at aa 199-338, E()=4.45e-23), whose protein sequence is MASNEEPIDLSEVCLLSDADVRARINMIDAEVKILKSEHTRLKSQQKMAQERIKDNLEKIQLNKQLPYLVANVVELLDMDEEYEEEYGSAQNLESRPKGKSLVIKTSTRQTIYLPVIGLIPHTELKPGELVGVNKDSYLVLDKLPPEYDNRVKAMEVCEKPTEDYSDIGGLDKQIQELIEAIVLPITHKEKFEKIGIKPPKGILMHGPPGTGKTLLARACAAQTKATFLKLAGPQLVQMFIGDGAKMVRDAFNLAKEKAPTIIFIDEIDAIGTKRFDSELSGDREVQRTMLELLNQLDGFSTDDKVKVIAATNRPYTLDPALLRSGRLDRKIELPHPNEEARAHILQIHSRKMNVHKDTNYMELSRSTENFNGAQLKAVCIEAGMVALRRGATELDHEDFVEGIAMVQAKKKNPLNYLT, encoded by the exons ATGGCCTCAAATGAGGAGCCAATAGATTTATCAGAAGTTTGCCTCTTAAGTGACGCTGACGTCAGGGCTCGTATCAACATGATTGACGCGGAGGTGAAGATTCTGAAGAGCGAACACACCAGGCTTAAATCGCAACAAAAAATGGCCCAAGAGCGTATAAaagataatttagaaaagaTACAATTAAACAAACAACTTCCCTATCTCGTTGCAAATGTTGTTGAG TTATTGGATATGGATGAGGAGTATGAGGAGGAATATGGTTCAGCACAGAACTTAGAATCGAGACCAAAAGGCAAATCACTTGTTATTAAAACCTCCACAAGACAG ACGATATATTTACCTGTTATTGGATTGATACCACATACTGAGTTGAAGCCAGGGGAGTTGGTAGGTGTAAATAAGGACAGTTATTTGGTTTTGGATAAACTTCCACCAGAATATGATAACCGTGTTAAAGCTATGGAAGTCTGCGAAAAGCCAACAGAAGATTATTCAGACATCGGAGGACTCGATAAACAAATTCAAGAACTCATTGAAGCTATTG tATTACCAATAACGCATAAAGAGAAATTTGAGAAAATAGGTATAAAACCACCAAAag GTATATTAATGCATGGACCACCTGGAACTGGTAAAACTCTACTAGCCAGAGCATGTGCAGCTCAG ACAAAAGCTACCTTTTTGAAACTTGCTGGACCACAATTGGTCCAAATGTTCATTGGGGATGGTGCGAAGATGGTCAGAGATGCCTTTAATCTCGCTAAAGAAAAGGCCCCAACCATTATATTCATAG aTGAGATAGATGCAATTGGTACGAAGAGATTTGATAGTGAGTTATCTGGTGACCGTGAGGTTCAGAGAACAATGTTGGAACTTCTGAACCAGCTTGATGGGTTTAGCACTGATGACAAGGTCAAAGTTATCGCTGCAACTAACCGACCATACACACTTGATCCTGCACTACTTAGATCCGGCAGACTTGACCGTAAAATCGAACTTCCACATCCAAACGAAG AGGCTAGAGCtcatatattacaaatacATTCGAGGAAAATGAATGTCCACAAGGATACAAATTATATGGAATTGTCAAGATCTACTGAAAATTTCAATGGAGCACAACTTAAa GCCGTGTGCATAGAGGCTGGAATGGTCGCGTTACGTAGAGGAGCAACAGAGTTAGATCACGAGGACTTTGTGGAGGGAATAGCAATGGTCCAAGCCAAGAAGAAGAACCCACTTAATTACCTTACCTAA
- a CDS encoding uncharacterized protein (Tap404f10.p1c.), protein MLLGNIIDLFQKLFNGGPVIRAIMNKASAIQGYASSISTRAGNGALKDPAEQLSGAADTLNSTKTVTTAKAFKEKYEAFGKAYDKAPTEQSAVKNDWEALKGIIDGASLTEENKNWKFWSIIGPSIFTM, encoded by the coding sequence ATGTTACTGGGTAACATTATTGACCTATTTCAGAAACTATTCAATGGTGGGCCAGTAATAAGAGCTATCATGAATAAGGCCAGCGCAATACAGGGCTATGCCTCATCAATAAGTACTAGGGCTGGTAATGGTGCACTTAAAGATCCAGCCGAACAACTAAGTGGTGCAGCTGATACACTCAATAGTACTAAGACTGTTACTACTGCCAAAGCCTTCAAAGAAAAATATGAAGCATTCGGAAAAGCCTACGACAAAGCTCCAACTGAACAATCTGCTGTCAAAAATGACTGGGAGGCTCTCAAAGGTATCATCGATGGTGCTAGCCTTACTGAAGAAAACAAGAATTGGAAGTTCTGGTCCATCATTGGTCCTTCAATTTTTACTATGTGA
- a CDS encoding uncharacterized protein (Tap404f10.p1c.cand.130 - score = 55.90) — translation MEVEGESLDWIRCMNSQLKSPGTYIANRLESVSLEQLQREFSSLLLTSQSHGSSLLSSAFSNASTHNDHLKKIIMSMWPLKEKVTSSYEVLKNIRDQNTNIINSVNSLLNRLNIVLYSKKALSTLIKANQIFQTLCSELLHTFSPLDLDNYGYKLLNDVSKFSNYTLTDVRNDTKLSNDVVKVLKLIEIVNKNVYKVNSIIHNIEGYNLESSWLLLQFAPRELQRVLSLIEEFKTYDTKLVQLLQNHQISSEYETCLQYIITNHFSINIGIEYGKLGVELSVKRLEEDVKAVRKSLITLIEVCSNIAFTRLYKLYTELNEMNMIIDSDGVDGVRIRAEIDKYLSALVYTIKGFKLLNNDLTPILYIFNETFLTPYSNISKTDSTDKQFDAVNLDVIGYEESGNFGSFVDWVEFVIFNPQKSVLIQFLNELSNSLGDESFKSLCILDPVARWIFSLVEDSFSFIFTPIYPEHYRANYLSFERLLTLIESNSDTSLRHLLKWRATPVPYSYSTRFCFNVITNSFLDNVFSVVNSELQKHHELDGNFYRLGDKTFYLTSSLTVYKQMNELFDEKCMFNHLFPQHLKSFSDIVKLYLNHVESFITHMEMSNNKPELNTPSKSVLDGSKGLSGVKDFHGGSGLQGGKGSNGGFLWSSGLSFAYSAYVLHDIIEVLNSLAVSELGRCKFDSLRNEITFEGFGSVSKLTLKVCSMPLELYLKRKDNSVDLSQLWENSLKQDEICFKGGSDEDLKSLVKFTVKAMLLLLEFINNINDNINFIKDKLSQYIVSSLYNSSKCSLQFIQSLSSKFRSSNLQEKNEVSDYVKFLVAPICSFNEFTQEILSKEVIKDIMVKTIQLVSSDYISHISGLVNSVETLNASLMNPKHISISEYSESFLIVDVEMLKKQISRDIEEFYETCKHKFHVDKSDCNSLELLLQKVTFKIVLASDANQPYKVLNPATCAIITNDGVGINPTQTAGFNYTSLAFCLNPH, via the exons ATGGAAGTTGAAGGTGAATCTTTGGATTGGATTCGTTGTATGAATTCACAGTTAAAGTCACCTGGGACCTATATCGCAAACCGTTTGGAGTCTGTTTCTTTGGAACAGCTCCAGCGGGAATTCTCTTCACTTTTACTCACTAGTCAGTCTCATGGATCCTCTCTTCTATCCTCAGCCTTCTCTAACGCGTCCACTCACAATGATCATCTGAAGAAGATTATCATGTCAATGTGGCCCTTGAAGGAGAAAGTTACTTCTTCCTACGAAGTTTTAAAGAACATTAGGGACCAGAACACAAACATAATCAACTCTGTAAATTCTCTGTTAAATAGACTAAATATAGTACTATATAGCAAAAAGGCTTTATCGACTCTAATTAAAGCtaatcaaatatttcaaacaCTTTGTAGTGAATTATTACACACATTCTCACCATTAGATTTGGATAATTATGGTTACAAACTATTAAATGATGTAAgtaaattttctaattataCACTAACTGACGTGCGTAACGACACTAAGCTATCAAATGATGTTGTAAAAGTATTAAAGCTAATAGAAATTGTTAAcaaaaatgtatataaagttaatagtataatcCACAATATTGAAGGATATAACTTGGAATCAAGTTGGctattattacaatttgCTCCAAGAGAACTACAGAGAGTTCTTTCATTAATTGAAGAGTTCAAGACTTATGACACAAAGTTGGTTCAATTACTACAGAACCATCAGATATCCAGCGAATATGAAACTTGTTTAcagtatattattactaacCATTTTTCAATAAACATAG GTATTGAGTATGGAAAATTAGGAGTTGAATTATCAGTGAAGAGATTGGAGGAGGATGTTAAAGCTGTTAGGAAGTCACTAATAACACTAATTGAAGTGTGCTCAAACATAGCTTTTACTAGGTTATACAAACTGTATACTGAGTTGAATGAGATGAATATGATAATTGATAGCGATGGAGTAGATGGAGTGAGAATTAGAGCCGAAATTGACAAGTATTTGTCAGCACTGGTGTATACCATTAAAGGCTTCAAACTACTAAATAATGATCTAACACCTATTTTGtacatttttaatgaaaCCTTTTTAACACCATATTCTAACATTAGTAAAACTGATAGTACAGATAAACAATTTGATGCAGTAAATTTAGACGTGATAGGGTATGAGGAAAGCGGTAATTTTGGTAGTTTTGTAGATTGGGTTGAGTTTGTGATTTTCAACCCTCAAAAGAGTgttttaatacaatttctAAATGAATTGTCAAATTCACTTGGTGATGAGAGTTTTAAGAGTTTGTGTATTTTGGACCCTGTGGCACGTTGGATTTTTAGCCTTGTGGAGGACTCGTTTTCGTTTATTTTTACCCCCATTTACCCGGAACATTATAGAgcaaattatttatcatttgaaCGTCTTTTGACACTCATTGAGTCCAATTCAGATACAAGTTTAAGGCATTTGCTAAAGTGGCGTGCAACTCCAGTACCTTACTCATATTCTACACGTTTTTGCTTCAACGTAATCACAAACAGTTTTCTAGATAATGTTTTTTCAGTGGTTAATTCTGAGCTCCAAAAACACCACGAACTTGACGGTAACTTTTATAGACTCGGAGATAAAACCTTTTATCTCACGTCGAGCCTAACAGTTTATAAACAAATGAATGAACTGTTTGATGAAAAGTGTATGTTTAATCATTTGTTCCCCCAACATCTAAAGTCGTTTTCTGATATAGTCAAGTTATATCTCAATCATGTTGAATCGTTTATAACTCATATGGAAATGAGTAATAATAAACCCGAGTTGAATACACCAAGTAAATCAGTTCTAGATGGAAGTAAGGGTTTGAGTGGAGTGAAGGATTTTCATGGCGGAAGTGGATTACAGGGAGGAAAAGGATCTAATGGAGGATTTCTGTGGTCTTCAGGACTCTCATTTGCATATTCAGCCTATGTACTTCATGACATAATTGAAGTGTTAAACTCGCTAGCTGTAAGTGAGTTGGGAAGATGTAAATTTGACAGTTTAAGGAATGAAATTACATTTGAAGGGTTTGGCTCAGTTTCGAAACTAACTCTAAAAGTATGCTCAATGCCTTTAGAATTGTACTTGAAAAGGAAGGACAACAGTGTGGATCTGAGTCAGTTATGGGAAAATTCACTTAAACAGGATGAAATATGTTTTAAAGGCGGATCAGACGAAGATTTGAAGTCGTTGGTAAAGTTTACAGTAAAGGCAATGTTActattattagaatttatcaataatattaatgataacATCAACTTCATCAAAGACAAACTT TCTCAGTATATTGTGAGTTCATTGTACAATAGTTCAAAATGCAGTTTACAATTCATACAATCACTCTCATCCAAATTCAGATCCTCAAATCTACAA GAGAAGAATGAAGTGAGTGATTATGTGAAATTTTTGGTGGCACCAATTTGTTCATTTAACGAGTTTACGCAGGAAATACTCTCCAAG gaAGTGATAAAGGACATAATGGTGAAAACGATACAGCTGGTTTCCTCGGATTACATATCACAT ATCTCAGGGCTTGTAAACTCAGTTGAGACGCTAAACGCTTCTCTGATGAACCCGAAACACATTTCAATCAGCGAATACTCAGAAAGCTTTTTAATCGTAGACGTTGAAATGCTAAAGAAGCAAATCTCAAGA GATATTGAGGAGTTTTATGAAACCTGCAAACACAAATTCCATGTCGATAAATCAGACTGTAACTCACTCGAACTCTTACTAca gaAGGTCACATTTAAAATCGTTTTGGCTTCAGACGCAAACCAGCCTTATAAAGT GCTTAACCCAGCAACTTGCGCAATTATTACCAACGACGGCGTCGGCATAAACCCAACCCAAACTGCAGGTTTCAACTACACATCTTTAGCATTTTGTTTAAACCCACATTAA
- a CDS encoding uncharacterized protein (small overlap at the 3' end with gene TA21390;~SMART 1 transmembrane domain at aa 15-37;~1 probable transmembrane helix predicted for TA21395 by TMHMM2.0 at aa 15-37) codes for MGGWKHYEDAGTPVHGWIWHFFDILISLKISLAYIFIYSLNYRLRHAHCSVIKATLNLTQLETSHTLTFQNTSGGATTVQTVIYEVGDQSADITSIKGQSSDATINLTLKLGEVTLKLAGGAGNTLTATGSITTTKTVSNPSSGLKNIHELKFTSNSLTQTGLPSGTVTIGPNEDKYKTLTLVASDDGKPTNLTLKLAPGKTSDGGGENTSLTLNNDNNTLTLEGVIEGTLTYDSGNGTLTGTIIASVKYNLNDFHDTYKIKY; via the exons ATGGGCGGATGGAAACACTACGAAGATGCTGGTACTCCTGTTCATGGTTGGATCTGGCACTTTTTTGACATTCTTATTTCACTTAAGATCTCTCTCGCCTAtatctttatatattcacttAATTATAGACTCCGACATGCCCA TTGCTCTGTTATAAAAGCCACTCTTAACCTCACCCAACTTGAAACTAGTCATACTCTAACATTCCAAAATACTAGTGGTGGTGCTACTACTGTTCAAACGGTCATATATGAAGTCGGTGATCAATCAGCTGACATCACTAGTATCAAAGGCCAATCTAGTGATGCCACCATCAATCTAACTCTAAAATTAGGAGAAGTTACCCTCAAACTCGCAGGTGGTGCTGGTAATACTCTCACAGCCACTGGTTCAATAACCACCACAAAGACAGTCTCCAATCCTAGTAGTGGTCTCAAAAACATTCATGAACTAAAATTCACCAGCAATAGTCTCACTCAAACAGGTCTTCCTAGTGGTACTGTAACTATTGGTCCCAATGAAGATAAATATAAGACACTAACTCTCGTTGCCAGTGATGATGGTAAACCTACCAACCTTACTCTAAAACTAGCTCCTGGTAAAACATCCGATGGCGGCGGTGAAAATACCAGTCTGACACTCAACAATGACAACAATACTCTCACCCTCGAAGGTGTTATCGAAGGAACACTCACATACGATAGTGGTAATGGTACTCTAACTGGCACCATCATCGCTAGTGTCAAATATAACCTCAATGACTTCCAtgacacatataaaataaaatactGA
- a CDS encoding uncharacterized protein (Tap404f10.p1c.cand.129 - score = 86.86), with amino-acid sequence MLNVTKAKQLKGKAYDILSDAQTLNENANSLEGVAQGTTATSDEALKQKAGNDDRTPGTLRYLAKELYDAANALSGAVSSGDDSAASSLATEVGASEGTVGKLREKLKELAAASGELTTPATEVRNAYDTVSGAFKAVQEQNNPPHNKYKDHQNEYQAVVSAWEAFNKVYNADLKKLAKDLKNAVGETTSSGLQQALSNLNTIGTTQNAEDVIKKFNEVAGKYKAVKALESTYQAIIDTKSHYDNVLSKFTDLQRATKLKAEATNLSGKAQSLSTKAGELYTALSGQTVAQAKVTALKNAASKPSPENEKGLKQLLVELNNLRGSALVAKAKEVTIKFEGFSPDSVQSTYNAVKNNDKAKQQVSQFGAVKSAFKALQTEYNKGKWKNISLRSTV; translated from the coding sequence ATGCTCAATGTAACTAAGGCAAAACAACTTAAGGGTAAAGCTTATGATATTCTAAGTGATGCCCAAACACTAAATGAGAATGCCAACTCACTAGAAGGTGTAGCTCAGGGTACTACTGCTACTTCTGACGAGGCACTTAAACAAAAAGCTGGTAATGATGATAGAACACCTGGTACACTAAGATACTTGGCCAAGGAACTATATGATGCAGCCAATGCCCTATCCGGTGCAGTTAGCTCTGGTGATGATAGTGCTGCCAGTAGTCTTGCCACCGAAGTTGGTGCTAGTGAAGGCACTGTAGGTAAACTTCGTGAGAAACTCAAAGAACTTGCTGCTGCTAGTGGTGAACTAACTACTCCGGCCACTGAGGTTAGAAATGCATACGACACAGTCAGCGGTGCATTCAAAGCAGTTCAGGAACAAAATAATCCTCCacataataaatataaagacCATCAAAATGAGTATCAAGCAGTTGTTTCTGCATGGGAGGCTTTCAATAAAGTTTATAATGCTGATCTCAAAAAACTTGCCAAGGATCTTAAGAATGCTGTAGGAGAAACTACCAGCTCTGGTCTCCAACAGGCGCTCTCTAATCTCAATACCATTGGCACTACTCAAAATGCCGAAGATGTAATCAAGAAGTTCAACGAAGTAGCTGGTAAATACAAAGCTGTAAAGGCTCTTGAATCTACATATCAAGCCATTATTGATACTAAATCTCATTATGACAATGTTTTATCTAAATTCACTGATCTTCAACGAGCCACCAAACTTAAAGCTGAAGCTACCAATCTATCCGGAAAGGCCCAGTCGCTTTCCACTAAAGCCGGTGAACTATACACTGCACTAAGTGGTCAAACTGTTGCTCAAGCTAAAGTCACAGCCCTGAAAAATGCCGCTAGTAAACCTAGTCCTGAAAATGAGAAGGGTCTTAAACAGTTACTCGTAGAGCTTAATAATCTTAGAGGCTCTGCACTAGTTGCTAAGGCCAAAGAGGTCACTATTAAGTTTGAAGGCTTTAGTCCAGATTCGGTTCAATCCACGTACAACGCTGtgaaaaataatgataagGCTAAACAACAAGTATCTCAATTTGGCGCTGTTAAATCTGCATTCAAAGCACTTCAGACTGAGTATAATAAGGGAAAATGGAAAAATATTTCTCTCAGGTCTACAGTTTAG
- a CDS encoding Theileria parva Tpr-related protein, putative (small overlap at the 3' end with gene TA21395;~SMART 2 transmembrane domains at aa 348-370 and 563-585;~2 probable transmembrane helices predicted for TA21390 by TMHMM2.0 at aa 348-370 and 563-585) has protein sequence MKLAGDSKLTNDDKVTAVIKAYLEVKNTYYQMLIRYRIQKKAEPFYSAANALKDAAKAQTSQPQTPLGKLQGAAGPEMDTLVRTAETLKGIELGTDDSNIVQKYLAVADEYGKLSSKKEFKDASSEREVQEVTKAFEALQNSYVNVIRLRVQELANLAETLKNKATEANSVSGLDGKATALRDAASQDQNGLKQKADLLVKAINSGQPTYEKATDVIKQFVKVKEAYEALENQAKYQQLLDKAKEQIAEGQPLSDGDEQNVKNVDDAYNDLKKLYDKILKFAKVKYYSEQLHSAASGGNAENVINNFNSLVDSYSKLGTNKSIVKTQFTDLQKVYSEAIYFYKKCVLAWTSIITNWLNFLTFVILLIVFVTGGDDPGRSGCEGTASAAPQTINSVKLAISGSTHTITLSDGGNTNGTLTHTSEKAITLKGSGTGTLTIKLPGGEIKLTQLTISGNTLTIKNGSRVSVTKDDDTKIKLQQSGGATLNSNQLTLEKDEDGGRDAANISGQSTVTLDYGTGGGHITINGSAISDLRKYEPSLSPQYFDGATTFRFKKWSEYPAGKFYLGFNILMVIKISLAGIFIYSLHYKDSNISRAIVNQPKMSTALSILFYMCHGSH, from the coding sequence ATGAAACTAGCTGGTGATAGTAAACTAACCAATGATGATAAGGTCACCGCTGTTATAAAGGCCTACCTTGAGGTTAAGAACACCTATTACCAAATGCTCATCCGTTATAGGATCCAAAAGAAGGCCGAACCATTTTACAGTGCGGCCAATGCACTTAAAGATGCTGCTAAGGCTCAGACTAGTCAACCACAAACTCCACTTGGAAAACTTCAAGGTGCTGCCGGTCCTGAAATGGATACTCTAGTTCGTACAGCCGAAACTCTTAAAGGTATTGAGCTAGGTACAGATGACTCTAACATCGTACAGAAGTACCTTGCTGTGGCAGACGAATATGGAAAACTGTCATCCAAGAAAGAGTTCAAAGACGCATCAAGTGAACGTGAGGTTCAAGAAGTCACCAAAGCATTTGAGGCCCTTCAGAATTCCTATGTAAATGTCATTAGACTTAGGGTCCAAGAATTAGCAAACCTGGCCGAAACCCTTAAAAATAAAGCCACTGAAGCTAACAGTGTTTCTGGACTTGATGGTAAAGCCACTGCTCTCAGAGATGCAGCCAGTCAAGATCAAAATGGCCTAAAACAGAAAGCAGACTTACTGGTTAAAGCTATCAATTCCGGTCAACCTACCTATGAAAAGGCCACTGATGTCATAAAACAATTCGTCAAGGTCAAGGAAGCATATGAAGCACTAGAAAACCAAGCTAAATACCAACAGCTACTAGACAAGGCCAAAGAACAAATAGCAGAAGGTCAACCACTATCAGATGGTGATGAACAAAATGTCAAAAACGTTGATGATGCCTACAACGATCTCAAGAAACTATATGACAAGATTCTAAAGTTTGCAAAGGTCAAATACTACTCCGAACAACTACACAGTGCAGCCAGTGGTGGTAATGCGGAGAATGTCATTAATAACTTCAATTCACTAGTTGATTCCTACAGTAAACTAGGTACTAATAAGTCCATAGTTAAAACTCAATTCACTGATCTTCAGAAAGTGTATTCTGAAgctatatatttttataagaAATGTGTCCTGGCATGGACCTCCATAATTACGAATTGGTTAAACTTCCTGACATTTGTAATCCTGTTGATAGTTTTTGTTACTGGTGGTGATGATCCAGGACGTAGCGGTTGTGAAGGAACTGCTTCTGCTGCTCCTCAGACTATCAATAGTGTTAAACTAGCCATCTCAGGTAGTACCCATACAATAACCCTCAGTGATGGTGGCAACACTAATGGTACTCTAACCCATACCAGTGAGAAGGCTATCACTCTCAAGGGCAGTGGTACTGGTACCCTAACCATCAAACTTCCTGGTGGTGAAATAAAACTCACCCAACTAACCATCAGTGGTAATACTCTGACCATCAAAAACGGTTCTAGGGTATCTGTTACCAAAGATGATGATACGAAAATTAAACTCCAACAATCCGGAGGTGCTACCCTTAATAGCAACCAACTGACTCTCGAAAAAGATGAAGATGGTGGTCGAGATGCTGCCAACATCTCTGGTCAAAGTACTGTTACTCTAGATTACGGCACTGGGGGTGGACATATCACAATCAATGGTAGTGCCATCAGTGATCTCAGGAAATACGAACCATCTTTATCACCACAATACTTCGACGGTGCTACTACTTTCAGATTCAAGAAATGGTCTGAATACCCTGCTGGCAAGTTCTATCTTGGATTTAATATCCTGATGGTTATTAAGATATCTCTTGCAGGTATATTCATATACTCACTTCATTATAAAGACTCTAACATTTCTCGTGCTATCGTTAACCAACCCAAGATGTCCACAGCACTCagtattttattttatatgtgtcaTGGAAGTCATTGA